The Molothrus ater isolate BHLD 08-10-18 breed brown headed cowbird chromosome 1, BPBGC_Mater_1.1, whole genome shotgun sequence genome includes a window with the following:
- the CCDC166 gene encoding coiled-coil domain-containing protein 166 — protein sequence MASKTKKSKDEEPPQESSDTEDPVRERKLYLQEECRILSQHLDTYLGRAEQLLQGTKHLEKEAQRTEEQSQSYLCCGAKLSQDPPGMVITLSDQNRQDLVQIQAQKEELVPRYAGNEREVRSALEDTEAEASRLDTELRQLEPYKEQKVQAEQRVKALEKELRVTRIRCAEETHAVRSKFLQDKAECEQQFHRRMQQLTWGAQEVAMRALIQHVEQVKAENRLLRHELMGLLQHCQLLRDTRIKLQDQQEQLLRENRCLQLTPARRRRDSLTRSPVRARH from the coding sequence ATGGCatccaaaacaaagaaaagcaaggatGAAGAGCCACCCCAAGAAAGCAGCGACACGGAGGACCCCGTCCGGGAGAGGAAGCTGTACCTGCAGGAGGAATGCAGGATCCTCTCCCAACACCTGGACACCTACCTGGGCAGGGcggagcagctcctgcagggcaccAAGCACCTGGAGAAGGAAGCCCAGCGCactgaggagcagagccagtCCTACCTGTGCTGCGGGGCGAAGCTCAGCCAGGACCCCCCGGGCATGGTCATCACCCTGAGCGACCAGAACCGCCAAGACCTGGTCCAAATCCAGGCGCAGAAGGAGGAGCTGGTGCCGCGCTACGCCGGCAATGAGCGGGAGGTGCGGAGCGCCCTGGAGGACACGGAGGCCGAGGCCTCGCGCCTGGACACGGAGCTGCGGCAGCTGGAGCCCTACAAGGAGCAGAAGGTGCAGGCGGAGCAGAGGGTGAAGGcgctggagaaggagctgcgGGTGACCAGGATCCGCTGTGCCGAGGAGACCCACGCCGTCAGGAGCAAGTTCCTGCAGGACAAGGCCGAGTGCGAGCAGCAGTTCCACCGCAGGATGCAGCAGCTCACCTGGGGCGCGCAGGAGGTGGCCATGAGGGCTCTGATCCAGCACGTGGAGCAGGTGAAGGCCGAGAACAGGCTCCTGCGCCACGAGCTGATGggcctcctgcagcactgccagctcctcagggacaccaggatcaagctgcaggaccagcaggagcagctgctccgGGAGAACCGCTGCCTCCAGCTCACACCAGCGCGGCGCCGCAGGGACAGCCTGACCCGCTCGCCCGTCAgggccaggcactga